The Mercenaria mercenaria strain notata chromosome 6, MADL_Memer_1, whole genome shotgun sequence genome contains the following window.
tcaaggtgaacattctgaccaattttatggagatccattcacaagtatggcctctagagaggtcacaaggtttttctattttttgacctactggcctagtttttgaccgcacatgaccctgtttcgaacttgacctagatatcatcaagatgaacattcagaccaattttcatacagatccaatgaaaactatggcctttagagaggtcacaaggtttttctattatttgacctactggcctagtttttcatggcacgtgaccgagtttcgaacttgacctagatatcatcaaggtgaatgttctgaccaattttcatgaagatcttgtgaaatatatggcctctagagaggtcaaaagattttaataattttagacctactgacctagtttttgaccacagttgactcagtttcaaacttgacctagatatcatcaagatgaacattcagaccaactttcatacagatcccatgaaaagtatggcctctagagaggtcacaaggttttttattatttgacctactgacctagtttttttatggcaggtgacccagtttcaaacttggcctagatatcatcaaggtgaacattctgaccaattttatggagatccattcacaagtatggcccctagagaggtcacaaggtttttctatttttagacctactggcctagtttttgaccgcacatgaccctgtttcgaacttgacctagatatcatcaagatgaacattcagaccaattttcatacagatccaatgaaaactatggcctttagagaggtcacaaggtttttctattatttgacctactgacctagtttttcatgacacgtgaccgagtttcgaacttgacctagatatcatcaaggtgaatgttctgaccaattttcatgaaggtgtcatgaaatatatggcctctagagaggtcacaaggtttttctatttttagacctactgacctagtttttgaccgcacgtgacccagtttcgaacttgacctagatatcatcaagatgaacattcaaaccaattttcatacagatccaatgaaaaatatggcctttagagaggtcacaacgtttttctaatatttgacctactgacctagtttttgaaggcacgtgaccgagtttcgaacttgacctagatatcatcaagatgaatgttctgaccaattttcatgaagatcttatgaaatatatggcatctagagaggtcacaaggtttttctatttttagacctactgacctagtttttgatggcacgtgacccagtttcaaacttgacctagatatcatcaagatgaacattctgaccaactttcataaagatcccacgaaaaatgtgacctttagagtggtcacaaggtttttctatttttagacctactgacctagttttttaccgcacatgacccagtttcgaacttgacctagatatcatcaagatgaacattctgattaattttcatgaagatcccatgaaaaatgtgacctcgagagtggtcacaaggtttttctatttttagacctattgacctagtttttgaccgcacgtgacccagtttcgaacttgacctagatatcatcaagatgaacattctgaccaattttcataaagatcccatgaaaaatgtgacctctagagtggtcacaagcaaaagtttacggacgcacggacggacgacggacaccgcgcgatcacaaaagctcaccttgtcactttgtgacaggtgagctaaaaagtaaccaatttattttcatattgtatCTGATCCACTTAAttatgaagtagttcaaaattaatgagtattcattgttccgcctattatggatttcccacattctaggaggcggagcaattaacaaagcagggactgcatacaagtaatgtgtctatgtaataaacggaccaaatagataaatgagctgtgccatgtgaaaaccaacatagatctagtgcagcatggatccagaccagcctgcgcatccgcacagtctggtcaggttccatgctgttcgctaacagtttctctaattacaataggctttgaaattctgaccagacgtctggcgcggctcaaatattttaatgcaagctgtactttcataattcaagtttgacctttctgcacctttcattacctctactggtctaaaaataaaccagggtgcacttaaattctactttgtcttgttttatttatacatgtagttgcttgaattgtactgttagatcattacgagttaaacctgcatattatatttccattgaataagaatataaaattgtgttccacaaactactcgataagactgatgtatttatgatataaactaaattaaaatccaGCGCTGGATCAACCGCTGTTTTGCTAAAGGttggcactaaaatgaccttgtataaagttgtagtaaacatgtacttctccaccatgagtgaagataagactagccTATGAATTAACAGAAGGCGTGGTTAGTTTACTTCAGAGAACTTTTTGCGGTTTTGACCTGTCAGTTAAATGAAACGGGGCGTTAAACTATAAGccggttatagatacacttattgaacttctaaatgcacactacgctacgctccgtttcggcaaacttaattgcattagaagttcaataaatgatctataacctatacttaaaGGGGGGGTAATCAGATTTCATTCGGGTAATGgattgtttgaaactttaacaactgATCAGGTATGCACTGAGTATACATGCTAGATTTTCGCTggagataatttttaaaatttaagttttcttATCCTTGTTCGCGGCCCTGCATTATTTTAGCATTAGTGTGAATTTTATAGATATACTTTGCCTGAGAAATGATAGGAATATAtgaactattgtattatacttgCCAAAGATTTTACCAATTGATACAAGAATTACCTCCACAAGTTTAACTGTATGTAGGAAATTAATAAATTCGGAAGCTGCACGCGAATGCACTTGTAAATgtagaagttatattgaaatgaaatagaaatactccgatttttaatattttcatactaaGAGgaccgtgcgtgcgtgcgtgtgtgtgtgcaaGGGGACGGGGTGTGTAATCACTTTATTTTGTCATACTGACACGATTATAGGTCAGATAGCGACTTGCAAGCTTTTGATAGAGAAATCCCGCAGATGCCTTCGGGCAGTATTTCAGACATGGGCGGATGGCTAGGTAGAACTCACCAACCTTTCATCGCATTAAAGAACTCTACACCCCAAGCTATGtttcgaactaatccgacgtggTGAGAGGTTTAAGCGATTTGAAGCCGGCGATCTTACCACTCGGTCACTGAGGCCTCCCTTGCTTGCTTCTCAGTCTAATTCGCATCTGTTCTTATTTTCGACTGACAAATTGTACTAACTCTTGGAGTATTTGGTTTTATACGATATGAAAGCAGGGTTCTTGACATTTCATTGCAGATCAGAATGACACCTTTGCTACCACTTCTATTCATTGTTGCTGCAACGACGGTTCTAGCAGACGACAGTTGCCCGGGACTACCGATTTGTTTCTGCAACAAGGACAAGACGTCTGTTAACTGCGAGGGAAAACATTTGACATCTATACCGAAAAATATTCCACCATCGGTCGTAAAACTCTACCTTGGCTATAACCAACTAACGAATATCAGTACAGGAGCATTTGCCTCGTTTCCAAAATTAGAACGTCTGCAGCTCGAGCGGAACAAGATCAATGTTATTCAACCGCACGCATTTCGGAACCTTTCAAATCTGGATCAGTTGGACCTACGAGAAAACAAGCTTATTACTGTTGGCGAAAACGCGTTTTCAGACATGAGAAGTCTGAAGATTTTGTATCTTATTACGAACCCCATCCAAAAAATCAACGAGTTAGCTTTTGTTGGAACAGAATCTCTGGAAAGTCTTTATCTTCAGTCTAACGCTTTGACAGAGATACCGCCATTAGGGAACATGACAAATCTAAAGAAACTAATTTTGGAAGGGAATGACATCATTAATGCCACTTTTCCTGCTTGTTTTAGAACTATCAAAAAGCAGTTGTCCATTGGCTTAAGTAACAACAATATCAAAATTCTAAGCAATGACACGTTCGAAGCATTACGCAATAAGTCTGTATCTAGCCTATATTTGTCAAGAAATGCACTAGAAAGAATTGACCCTGGAACATTTTTACCTCTTGGTTCAATAACGTCCCTGAAACTTGGATCCAATCCGTTAAATGCACAGGCGCTGCGGACGGCAATTGAAAGCTTGAAAGGAAAGAATATGGTTTCCCTCGACATATCAGGTATTCAGCTGAATGGTGTACTTCTCGAAAATACATTTGAACTTTTGAAGAATACTTCAATAACTACCTTAAATATGCGGTCAAATAAAATCTCAACATTACCAAACAAGGTGTTTTCTGGGCTTAATCAGCTTCTGCATCTGGACCTCACCAGTTGTCAGATTGAGCGGACATCCCCAGCGTCTTTCGAAGGATTGGATAAACTGACCATACTTATACTGAACAGAAACAAACTGATAAACGTGCCGAAGAATCTACCAACCTCCCTTATCTATCTTTATCTGGATAGTAATGAAATCACAGCAATTGGTGACAAATCATTCATTAACATGGCTTATCTGCAGGAACTGCGCATTCGCTACAACAAGATTCAAACCTTGGAAGAAGATTCATTTCTGGGTCTCCTGCAACTTAACAAATTGTCTCtgtacaataatttcattgcaaCCTTGCCAGGTAAAGTGTTTGATCCGCTTGTACGGTTGATATCACTAGACCTGGAGAACAACAACTTGGCGTCTATTCAGAACTCCAAAGGAAGATTTTCATCATTTGGGTCGCTCGTCTATTTGAATCTAGCCAACAACAAGATGACTTACATACAGCCGGACATCTTCCAGTATACACTTTCCATGAAGTATCTGCATTTGGAAAATAACTTACTAGGAGACCTGCTCTCTGGCGACTTCGGGGGCGGATTGTTTAAGGGACTAGTAAAACTTGAGGAACTGAATTTAATGAATAACAGACTCGTCGCCATTCCTGACCCTTCGTTCCAAGACCTTACTTCGCTTGTATTTCTAAATCTTACAAACAATAAAATCACCGGATGGGGCTCGAATCTCTTCAAAGCAACTCAGAACCTCCAAGTGCTAGATCTGACAAACAACCTCGTTGCCACACTGAAGAAAGAAAATCTCCAGGATTTCACCGCTATGAAAAGTTTGAATCTCACCGGAAACCCCTTTGCCTGTAACTGTGACTTACGCTGGTTCCGTGATTGGATGAATAAAACAAGTATCGTGCTGGCAAACAATGCATCTTACCGGTGTAATGGACCACATGACTGGGCGGGAAAGGCATTGCTTTCATTCGACAAGACTAAAATCAACTGCTTCTTTATAAAATGGTGGTACATTCTGATAGCTAGTGCGATTGCAGTTGTGATTGTTATAATCATATCGGGATTTACTTACCGTAAACGTTGGCGGGTCAAActatttttctacaaaatgacACGAAGAAGGAAGACCCGGAAATTCGGTGCTGCAGACGGACGTGGTAATTACGGCGCCATTGACGCGGAGGATGGCGGGGGAATATTTGACGCCTACATCTCGTGCGCAGAGGAAGACAAAAACTGGGTATTGACAAGCCTGCTGCCGGGTGTTGATCGAGGACAGATAGACGAGGACCGCCCGTTTGGGGGACAATTTTCTCTCTATTTTGAAGAGAGGGATTCGGCGCCAGGTAAAAAAGTTTACTAGTTACTCAATGCACAAATCAACCATGGAAAAGCGGGAAATTGCAACATTCATAGTTTTGCTTCGTTTTCAAACGATATTGGCATAATTGTTATAACAGCATGTGATGAATCACTCGCCTGTTCTTTTTTCTACAGTTTAAATAGATCTATTAACCTTAGAAATGGAAacattagaaagaaaaaaaacctgaaatCCAAATGTACATTTTAGCGCGTAAATTATGACTTGCTTGTGACCAGACACTGGCTATACTTCATATCAGGCTCGATCTTTGCTCTTGTCCGATAAGTATTTCCTGGACAATGTATATCCTGCATCCAGTcgccaaaaaaaaacatgtaacttATAGCACTACATTAGCAAGAACCGTAACTCTTTTTTGATGAAGTTTCAGTCTAtctcatttttaatttttcacaattttatccTTAACAAAATCGTTTTGAACTTGTGAAAATAATAGTAGGACACTATACATGGTGATGTTTGACACCGTAAGAAAATGCCAGATGCAATGTGAGATCATCGtagatcatgtgacataaatcCATCTTAAAAACGAATTAATGATTTATTTGTCTATAATATCGTCATCTATAGATGATTATTGATTAATCTCCCATTTTGTTTATTATAAGGAACTTGAATTACTGATGTTAGGCAATGAGTCATGTGACATAAATCTATCTTAAAAACTGATTAATGCTCGATTTGTCTATAATATTGTCTTAGATGATTATGGATTAATCTCCCATTATGTATATTACTGTGGAGAAATATTGAACGTACTTTCAAGGAACTTGAATTACTGATACATGTATAAGGCAGTCATGTGGCATGAATCCATCTTAGAAAATGAATTATTTGTAGACCCTTTTTTATatctattacattttgtattttctagTACTGagtagaattttataaaacttgatgtAGTCTAGAAAATGCAGCGCAAGAAACATAACTCGGTcttgaatacatgtataaaatatatttatctcccttttgtgtacaattatttgaaattgatTGCTTGAAATACACTTTAGCTGTAAAAATACTTCATTATCTCTCCTTTTGGGAAATATACATCAgctttactgaaaaatatattgttttcttatctTTAGGTCGTTCAGTGGCCGGAAACATCTTTGAGAATATGGTCATCAGTCGCAAGGTAATCGTTATCCTGAGCAGCAACTATCTGCAGAGCCCAATGCACATGTTTGAATATGATCTGGCTGCAGAAAGGATGTATGATCGTAAACTTGAAGAAATCATTGTAGTCCATATTGAAAAGGGTCTTCCTGAAAGGATTCCAAAGCGGATCGCCCATACTATGAGAAGGAATAAAGTTGTAGAATGGAGCGATGATCCCGATGCGAAGGAGCATTTTAAGAATCAAATTAATGATATTCTTGGAAGGAAGGCCGTGGCCGCGGATTACGAGGCAGAATAGAGAAAACGGGCAATATATTATACACCTTAACATCTTGCACCATAGAAGAGGAAAAGTGCATCGAGATTTCTTAGAACTGGTTTTGGGACTATTTGGTTCAGTAGTTAAACACTCGCTATAGAAACAATTTAAGACTATACACAACGATTACTTCCCCAAACGGTACAGTATCTTAAAAGAAAAGAGTGGGGAGAAttgacaaaaatacattttttctattAACAAAATCT
Protein-coding sequences here:
- the LOC123548580 gene encoding slit homolog 3 protein-like, which gives rise to MTPLLPLLFIVAATTVLADDSCPGLPICFCNKDKTSVNCEGKHLTSIPKNIPPSVVKLYLGYNQLTNISTGAFASFPKLERLQLERNKINVIQPHAFRNLSNLDQLDLRENKLITVGENAFSDMRSLKILYLITNPIQKINELAFVGTESLESLYLQSNALTEIPPLGNMTNLKKLILEGNDIINATFPACFRTIKKQLSIGLSNNNIKILSNDTFEALRNKSVSSLYLSRNALERIDPGTFLPLGSITSLKLGSNPLNAQALRTAIESLKGKNMVSLDISGIQLNGVLLENTFELLKNTSITTLNMRSNKISTLPNKVFSGLNQLLHLDLTSCQIERTSPASFEGLDKLTILILNRNKLINVPKNLPTSLIYLYLDSNEITAIGDKSFINMAYLQELRIRYNKIQTLEEDSFLGLLQLNKLSLYNNFIATLPGKVFDPLVRLISLDLENNNLASIQNSKGRFSSFGSLVYLNLANNKMTYIQPDIFQYTLSMKYLHLENNLLGDLLSGDFGGGLFKGLVKLEELNLMNNRLVAIPDPSFQDLTSLVFLNLTNNKITGWGSNLFKATQNLQVLDLTNNLVATLKKENLQDFTAMKSLNLTGNPFACNCDLRWFRDWMNKTSIVLANNASYRCNGPHDWAGKALLSFDKTKINCFFIKWWYILIASAIAVVIVIIISGFTYRKRWRVKLFFYKMTRRRKTRKFGAADGRGNYGAIDAEDGGGIFDAYISCAEEDKNWVLTSLLPGVDRGQIDEDRPFGGQFSLYFEERDSAPGRSVAGNIFENMVISRKVIVILSSNYLQSPMHMFEYDLAAERMYDRKLEEIIVVHIEKGLPERIPKRIAHTMRRNKVVEWSDDPDAKEHFKNQINDILGRKAVAADYEAE